The following are from one region of the Ignavibacteriota bacterium genome:
- a CDS encoding S8 family serine peptidase, with translation MYKLIVMVLLSYLLSFTITQAQINKFSKALEIKLSETPANHETLVWIYFNDKGQDVNFYLSNPEIVVSQKSLNRRAKVFDKTSLLTYKDIPLNRDYINQVRSTGFKIKWPSKWLNAVSGNANKYQLEEIASLPFVKKLDIVYKLKSEKQLDNENTSLLNNDELLQLDGVHSYDYGSSYAQLQQINVPSVHDSGYTGQGVTICVMDAGFNRLSHEVFNSMDIIAAWDFVNNDPNVGDENDMGEGSHGTMTLSDIGGFAPGNLIGPAFNAAYILAKTENTDSETPIEEDNWIAAMEWADSIGVDVTSTSLGYIDFDPPYSSYSWMDMDGNTTVITNGADYAAFIGIVVVNSAGNEGYNSSHNTLGAPADGDSVIAAGAVNSSGSRSSFSSVGPTVDGRIKPDIMALGSGNVVASPYSNNSYTTASGTSFSCPLSAGVAALILCVNPNLTPMQVRDAMRNTASKNNNPDNLYGWGILNAFDAINYFPPPAATFQLSVNLGDGWNMVSVPGTNPNGMGVANWWPGRVGEVYKYNAGYQTVTTATPGIGYWMKNNGAQTYNTGDEWPTGGLNIVTHTALTALSGWNMIGGYELIVTAANVSTNPPGLQSGPIYKYSGGYSVATTLDPGFGYWIKLTDAGQIIIPETMSKESKPVEYFPENWGRIVITDAAGVSYTLYAVNGQVDLSQYELPPAPPTGMYDFRYTSGRIAEDLSSSVKTIEMSGVVYPLTVRVEGMDIRLMDESGKKLNENLKDGESIEISESTIEKLMVSGELLPTVYSLEQNYPNPFNPSTMIEFSLPEMANVKLSIYNALGEKVAELVNTSLQAGKYQYNWNAKDRASGIYIYELKSDNYVAVKKMLLLK, from the coding sequence ATGTATAAATTGATAGTAATGGTTTTGTTGTCATACCTTTTATCTTTTACAATCACACAAGCGCAAATCAATAAATTCTCCAAAGCACTTGAAATAAAATTGAGTGAAACTCCTGCAAATCATGAAACACTCGTCTGGATTTATTTCAATGACAAGGGACAGGACGTTAATTTCTATTTAAGCAATCCGGAAATAGTTGTAAGTCAAAAATCATTGAACAGAAGAGCAAAAGTTTTTGATAAAACTAGTTTACTAACCTACAAGGATATACCTTTGAATCGTGATTATATCAATCAAGTTAGATCGACAGGTTTTAAAATTAAGTGGCCCTCAAAATGGTTGAATGCAGTCAGCGGTAACGCAAACAAATATCAATTAGAAGAAATTGCATCACTACCCTTTGTGAAAAAATTAGATATCGTATATAAATTAAAAAGTGAAAAGCAACTTGATAATGAAAATACTTCGTTACTGAATAATGATGAATTGCTGCAACTAGACGGTGTTCACAGCTATGATTATGGCAGCTCTTATGCACAGCTTCAACAAATAAATGTGCCGTCTGTTCACGATTCGGGATACACTGGGCAGGGAGTTACTATATGTGTGATGGATGCAGGATTTAACCGTCTGAGTCACGAAGTATTTAATTCTATGGATATAATAGCTGCATGGGATTTTGTGAATAATGATCCTAATGTAGGCGATGAAAATGATATGGGAGAAGGATCTCATGGAACAATGACACTTTCTGATATCGGTGGTTTTGCACCAGGTAATTTGATAGGTCCGGCTTTCAATGCTGCGTACATTCTAGCAAAAACTGAAAACACTGACAGTGAAACACCCATCGAGGAGGATAATTGGATTGCAGCTATGGAATGGGCTGACAGCATTGGAGTTGATGTTACTTCAACATCACTTGGATACATTGATTTTGATCCACCGTACTCAAGTTATTCCTGGATGGATATGGATGGAAATACAACGGTTATAACAAATGGAGCTGATTATGCAGCTTTCATTGGAATTGTTGTAGTTAATTCTGCTGGTAATGAAGGATATAACTCTTCACACAATACACTTGGTGCACCAGCTGATGGTGACAGTGTAATCGCTGCTGGAGCAGTAAATTCATCGGGCAGCAGATCATCTTTTAGTAGTGTTGGACCTACTGTGGATGGAAGAATTAAACCAGATATTATGGCTTTAGGTTCGGGTAATGTAGTTGCCTCACCTTACAGTAATAACTCATACACTACTGCTAGTGGAACTTCATTCAGTTGTCCGCTTTCAGCCGGAGTTGCAGCACTAATTTTATGCGTCAATCCAAATCTTACACCAATGCAGGTAAGGGATGCAATGAGAAACACTGCATCGAAAAATAATAATCCGGATAATTTATATGGCTGGGGAATTCTTAATGCATTTGATGCAATCAATTATTTTCCACCACCTGCAGCTACTTTCCAACTCTCAGTTAACCTTGGCGACGGCTGGAATATGGTATCAGTACCGGGAACAAATCCGAATGGAATGGGAGTAGCAAATTGGTGGCCCGGAAGAGTTGGAGAAGTTTATAAATATAATGCTGGTTATCAAACAGTAACCACAGCAACACCTGGAATAGGATACTGGATGAAGAATAACGGAGCTCAGACTTACAACACAGGAGATGAATGGCCAACAGGTGGATTAAATATAGTAACTCACACAGCACTAACAGCATTGTCAGGCTGGAATATGATCGGTGGCTATGAATTGATTGTAACAGCAGCGAACGTATCAACAAATCCACCAGGACTACAGAGTGGTCCGATCTACAAATATTCAGGTGGATATTCTGTAGCAACGACACTTGATCCAGGATTTGGTTACTGGATAAAGTTGACAGATGCAGGACAGATAATCATACCAGAGACAATGTCAAAGGAAAGCAAACCAGTAGAATACTTCCCTGAGAACTGGGGAAGAATAGTGATAACAGATGCAGCAGGAGTGAGCTACACACTGTATGCAGTAAATGGACAGGTTGACTTAAGTCAGTATGAATTACCACCAGCACCACCAACAGGAATGTATGACTTCAGATACACGAGTGGAAGAATAGCCGAAGACCTGAGCAGCTCAGTGAAGACGATTGAGATGAGCGGAGTAGTATATCCATTAACAGTAAGAGTAGAAGGAATGGATATCAGGTTGATGGATGAGAGCGGCAAGAAGCTGAATGAAAATCTGAAGGATGGAGAATCAATAGAAATCAGTGAATCAACGATAGAGAAGCTGATGGTATCGGGAGAACTGTTACCAACAGTATATTCACTTGAACAGAACTATCCAAATCCATTCAACCCAAGCACGATGATCGAGTTCTCGTTGCCGGAGATGGCAAATGTAAAACTTAGTATCTACAATGCATTGGGAGAAAAGGTAGCAGAACTGGTTAATACTTCATTGCAAGCCGGAAAATATCAGTACAACTGGAATGCAAAGGACAGAGCTTCAGGAATCTATATCTACGAGCTAAAATCTGACAATTATGTCGCTGTAAAAAAGATGCTTTTACTTAAATAA
- a CDS encoding choice-of-anchor B family protein gives MRLFFLFFITFSIIISAQNNVTFLSNLNPHPAAGYANIWGYVAPNGTEYALLGVGTGTSIISLADPSNPVECAFIPAPQSLWRELKVWSHYAYVATDATGNGLQIIDLAPLPDTAILVNTLNTYFNDCHDLLIDNGYCYTVGGDGIGGLRILNLADPVNPVQTAYYTASGYIHDIYIWNDTVIASCGSSQQYHLINVTNKSNPQFISASQTLPGIYAHSGWMTENKRYFFATEEFNVRDMTVWDLQDRTSWDLIIPSWGLNNNSVIHNLYIKGNFAHVSYYTSGYLVLDISNPTNPQIAGQYDTYPANNNSDYDGAWGVYPYLPSGNIIVSDMSTGLYVLHFDGEVQTFQLNVNVSDGWNMVSVPGTNPDGMGVANWWPGRVGDVYKYNAGYQTITTATPGVGYWMKNNGAQTYNTGDEWPAGGLQVVAHTPLTGAIGWNMIGGYELIVTAANVSTNPPGLQSGPIYKYAGGYSAAATIDPGFGYWIKLTGAGQIIIPESFAKDSKPVEYFPENWGRIVITDAAGVSYTLYAVNGQVDLSQYELPPAPPAGMYDFRYSSGRIAEDLSSSVKTIEMSGVVYPLTVRVEGMDIRLMDQTGKTLNQNLKSGEEIVISDATIQKLMVSSQLVPTVYSLEQNYPNPFNPSTMIEFSLPEMANVKLSIYNALGEKVAELVNTSLQAGKYQYNWNVTQSGIATGMYIYELRTDNFVSVKKMLLIR, from the coding sequence ATGAGGCTATTTTTTCTTTTTTTTATCACGTTCAGCATTATCATTTCTGCGCAAAATAATGTAACATTTCTGAGCAATCTGAATCCACATCCGGCAGCCGGCTATGCGAATATCTGGGGTTACGTTGCTCCAAACGGAACCGAGTATGCTTTGCTTGGTGTTGGAACAGGAACCTCAATTATAAGTCTGGCTGACCCATCAAATCCTGTGGAGTGTGCCTTTATCCCTGCACCTCAATCATTATGGAGAGAATTAAAAGTTTGGAGTCATTATGCTTATGTTGCAACAGACGCTACCGGAAACGGATTGCAAATTATTGATCTGGCTCCATTGCCTGATACAGCAATTCTTGTGAACACCTTGAATACCTATTTTAATGATTGCCATGATCTTTTAATTGATAATGGTTATTGTTACACTGTTGGCGGAGATGGAATTGGTGGTTTGAGAATTTTAAATTTGGCTGATCCGGTTAATCCCGTTCAAACGGCTTACTACACCGCAAGCGGTTATATCCACGATATTTATATCTGGAATGATACAGTAATTGCATCTTGTGGTAGTTCACAACAGTACCATCTCATTAATGTAACAAATAAATCTAATCCGCAATTTATTAGTGCAAGCCAAACGCTTCCGGGAATTTATGCACACAGTGGATGGATGACAGAAAATAAAAGATATTTTTTTGCAACTGAAGAATTCAATGTTCGTGATATGACTGTTTGGGATTTACAAGATAGAACTTCATGGGATTTAATTATACCAAGCTGGGGGCTCAATAATAATTCAGTAATTCATAATCTTTATATTAAAGGAAACTTTGCTCACGTTTCTTATTATACATCAGGCTATTTAGTTCTTGATATTTCTAATCCAACAAATCCTCAAATTGCCGGTCAGTATGATACATATCCCGCAAATAATAATTCGGATTATGATGGTGCCTGGGGTGTTTATCCATATTTACCATCAGGGAATATTATTGTGTCTGATATGTCAACTGGATTGTATGTTCTTCATTTTGATGGAGAAGTTCAGACATTTCAATTGAACGTGAATGTATCCGATGGCTGGAATATGGTATCAGTACCGGGAACAAATCCTGATGGAATGGGAGTAGCAAATTGGTGGCCAGGTAGAGTTGGAGACGTTTATAAATATAATGCTGGCTATCAAACAATAACCACAGCAACACCTGGAGTAGGCTACTGGATGAAAAATAACGGAGCTCAGACTTATAATACAGGAGATGAATGGCCAGCAGGCGGATTGCAAGTAGTTGCACACACACCATTAACAGGAGCTATCGGCTGGAATATGATCGGTGGATATGAATTGATTGTAACAGCAGCGAACGTATCAACAAATCCACCGGGATTACAGAGTGGTCCGATCTACAAATATGCAGGTGGATACTCAGCTGCAGCAACAATAGATCCAGGATTTGGTTACTGGATAAAGTTGACAGGCGCAGGACAGATAATAATACCTGAGTCATTTGCTAAAGACAGCAAACCAGTAGAATACTTCCCTGAGAATTGGGGAAGAATAGTGATAACAGATGCAGCAGGAGTGAGCTACACACTGTATGCAGTAAATGGACAGGTTGACTTAAGTCAGTATGAATTACCACCAGCACCACCAGCAGGAATGTATGACTTCAGATACTCGAGTGGAAGAATAGCCGAAGACCTGAGCAGTTCAGTAAAGACAATCGAGATGAGCGGAGTAGTATATCCATTGACAGTAAGAGTAGAAGGAATGGATATCAGGTTGATGGATCAGACAGGAAAGACACTAAATCAAAACCTTAAATCAGGCGAAGAAATAGTAATCAGTGATGCAACGATCCAGAAGCTGATGGTATCGAGCCAATTGGTACCAACAGTATATTCACTTGAACAGAACTATCCGAATCCATTCAACCCAAGCACGATGATCGAGTTCTCATTGCCGGAGATGGCAAATGTAAAACTAAGTATCTACAATGCATTGGGAGAAAAGGTAGCAGAACTGGTTAATACTTCATTGCAAGCCGGAAAATATCAATACAACTGGAATGTCACGCAAAGCGGGATAGCAACAGGAATGTATATCTATGAGCTGAGAACGGATAATTTTGTATCAGTGAAGAAGATGTTGTTGATAAGATAA
- a CDS encoding choice-of-anchor D domain-containing protein: MLKLFTILSSILLYNAFLFGQVFNISPSSLNFGNVVLGSSSTLQTTISNPDTIDLVINGITSSNGEFIFTPNTFPDTITAGGSQIFDVTFTPTVTGLLAGTLTITHNASGSPTVYSVQGTGVAAGFSISPASLSFGNVVLGSSSTLQTTISNPGTSDLVINGITSSSGEFIFTPNTFPDTITAGGSQIFDVTFTPTVTGLLSGTLTITHNASGSPTVYSVQGTGVAAGFSISPASLSFGNVVLGSSSTLQATISNPGTSDLVINGITSSSGEFIFTPNTFPDTITAGGSQIFDVTFTPTVTGLLAGTLTITHNASGSPTVYSVQGTGVAAGFSISPASLSFGNVVLGSSSTLQATISNPGTSDLVISGISSSATQFTFSPNVFPVTITAGGSQVFDVTFTPTVTGLLSGTLTITHNAAGSPTVYSVQGTGVAAGFSISPVSLSFGNVVLGSSSTLQTTISNPGTSDLVISGISSSATQFTFSPNVFPVTITAGGSQIFDVTFTPTVTGLLAGTLTITHNAAGSPTIYSVQGTGVAAGFSISPASLSFGNVVLGSSSTLQATISNPGTSDLVISGISSSATQFTFSPNVFPVTITAGGSQIFDVTFTPTVTGLLAGTLTITHNASGSPTVYSVQGTGVAAGFSISPASLSFGNVVLGSSSTLQTTISNPGTSDLVISGISSSATQFTFSPNVFPVTITAGGSQVFDVTFTPTVTGLLSGTLTITHNAAGSPTVYSVQGTGVAAGFSISPVSLSFGNVVLGSSSTLQATISNPGTSDLVISGISSSATQFTFSPDVFPVTITAGGSQIFDVTFTPTVTGLLSGTLTITHNASGSPTVYSIQGIGIEAFSSSLNLLNLVNVITSSIVDTQFTVINNGTVPLLINTNITDAPNWNISPDTVLIPAGSNFIFTLTFSAPATPTTFADTLTLSTVGFPSLRIPLSANVVSDAGIIFELDSVYKLEDNSYMEIMQLKNLTDSLHAFQFRIQVNKEISDNVILIFQNIQKGTDVADASWILRSTITRGPITPNGASMDEVFVLLYNINQGAGLAPGNYNNLFRVNYTVADLEPLQDSLKSTFRITHVEGSDYQGLPIDITPSRDLLNVIARNRVSWRGDVNSDGYLDVLDLIMVVDHIVNVDSLNATEFFRADIAPWLPGHAVPEPDGIVNVQELSLIQNIILTGHYPDGTPIGPVAKANYSKYNGDEDAKITLHISKKGIESSINSTIGIRGVQLELSNVESNPGSMIINTDLGRGFFFYVEENKILRTLLYDPLGEKYIEQGEHFLAEMPFTLDKPENVTIEKIVVVDVNREKLEKIQVEIIYSNQVDLPENYALFQNYPNPFNPGTVIEFTLPEDVSNAKLSIYNALGEKVAELVNTSLQAGYHSYYWNAKDFATGMYIYELRTDKFVSVKKMVLVK, encoded by the coding sequence ATGCTTAAACTATTTACAATTCTTTCATCAATTCTGCTATACAATGCATTTTTGTTCGGGCAAGTCTTTAACATAAGTCCTTCTAGTCTGAATTTCGGAAATGTAGTATTAGGAAGCAGTTCAACATTACAGACAACAATAAGTAATCCGGACACAATTGATCTTGTGATAAATGGGATAACAAGTTCAAACGGAGAATTCATATTTACACCAAATACATTTCCAGATACGATAACAGCAGGCGGCAGTCAGATATTTGATGTAACATTCACACCCACAGTGACAGGATTGTTAGCAGGAACACTTACGATCACACACAATGCATCAGGATCACCGACAGTATATTCAGTACAGGGGACAGGAGTAGCAGCAGGATTTAGTATCAGTCCTGCAAGTTTGTCATTTGGAAACGTAGTATTGGGAAGCAGTTCAACACTGCAGACAACTATAAGTAATCCTGGAACGAGTGATCTAGTGATAAATGGGATAACAAGTTCAAGCGGAGAGTTCATATTTACACCAAATACATTTCCAGATACGATAACAGCAGGCGGCAGTCAGATATTTGATGTAACATTCACACCAACAGTGACAGGATTGTTATCAGGAACACTGACGATCACACACAATGCATCAGGATCACCGACAGTATATTCAGTACAGGGAACAGGAGTAGCAGCAGGATTTAGTATCAGTCCTGCAAGTTTGTCATTTGGAAACGTAGTATTGGGAAGCAGTTCAACATTACAGGCAACGATAAGTAATCCTGGAACGAGTGATCTAGTGATAAATGGGATAACAAGTTCAAGCGGAGAGTTCATATTTACACCAAATACATTTCCAGATACGATAACAGCAGGCGGCAGTCAGATATTTGATGTAACATTCACACCCACAGTGACAGGATTGTTAGCAGGAACACTTACGATCACACACAATGCATCAGGATCACCGACAGTATATTCAGTACAGGGGACAGGAGTAGCAGCAGGATTTAGTATCAGTCCTGCAAGTTTGTCATTTGGAAACGTAGTATTAGGAAGCAGTTCAACATTACAGGCAACGATAAGTAATCCTGGAACGAGTGATCTAGTGATAAGCGGAATAAGTTCATCAGCCACACAGTTCACATTCAGTCCGAATGTATTTCCGGTAACGATAACAGCCGGCGGCAGTCAGGTATTTGATGTAACATTCACACCCACAGTGACAGGATTGTTATCAGGAACACTTACGATCACACACAACGCAGCAGGATCACCGACAGTATATTCAGTACAGGGAACAGGAGTAGCAGCAGGATTCAGTATCAGTCCAGTAAGTTTGTCATTTGGAAACGTAGTATTAGGAAGCAGTTCAACACTGCAGACAACGATAAGTAATCCTGGAACGAGTGATCTAGTGATAAGCGGAATAAGTTCATCAGCCACACAGTTCACATTCAGTCCGAATGTATTTCCTGTAACGATAACAGCAGGCGGCAGTCAGATATTTGATGTAACATTCACACCCACAGTGACAGGATTGTTAGCAGGAACACTTACGATCACACACAACGCAGCAGGATCACCGACAATATATTCAGTACAGGGGACAGGAGTAGCAGCAGGATTCAGTATCAGTCCTGCAAGTTTATCTTTTGGAAACGTAGTATTAGGAAGCAGTTCAACACTGCAGGCAACGATAAGTAATCCTGGAACGAGTGATCTAGTGATAAGCGGAATAAGTTCATCAGCCACACAGTTCACATTCAGTCCGAATGTATTTCCTGTAACGATAACAGCAGGCGGCAGTCAGATATTTGATGTAACATTCACACCCACAGTGACAGGATTGTTAGCAGGAACACTTACGATCACACACAATGCATCAGGATCACCGACAGTATATTCAGTACAGGGGACAGGAGTAGCAGCAGGATTTAGTATCAGTCCTGCAAGTTTGTCATTTGGAAACGTAGTATTAGGAAGCAGTTCAACACTGCAGACAACGATAAGTAATCCTGGAACGAGTGATCTAGTGATAAGCGGAATAAGTTCATCAGCCACACAGTTCACATTCAGTCCGAATGTATTTCCGGTAACGATAACAGCCGGCGGCAGTCAGGTATTTGATGTAACATTCACACCCACAGTGACAGGATTGTTATCAGGAACACTTACGATCACACACAACGCAGCAGGATCACCGACAGTATATTCAGTACAGGGAACAGGAGTAGCAGCAGGATTCAGTATCAGTCCAGTAAGTTTGTCATTTGGAAACGTAGTATTAGGAAGCAGTTCAACATTACAGGCAACGATAAGTAATCCTGGAACGAGTGATCTAGTGATAAGCGGAATAAGTTCATCAGCCACACAGTTCACATTCAGTCCTGATGTATTTCCGGTAACGATAACAGCAGGCGGCAGTCAGATATTTGATGTAACATTCACACCAACAGTGACAGGATTGTTATCAGGAACACTTACGATCACACACAATGCATCAGGATCACCGACGGTATATTCAATACAGGGAATTGGCATAGAAGCTTTCTCATCAAGTTTAAACTTATTAAATCTTGTGAATGTCATTACAAGCAGTATAGTGGATACGCAATTTACAGTTATTAATAATGGTACAGTTCCATTGCTGATAAACACAAATATAACTGATGCACCGAATTGGAATATTTCGCCAGATACAGTACTTATTCCAGCAGGCAGTAATTTTATTTTCACGCTTACATTTTCAGCACCTGCAACACCAACTACTTTTGCTGATACTTTAACTTTGAGTACTGTTGGTTTTCCATCATTAAGGATTCCTCTCTCTGCAAATGTTGTTTCTGATGCAGGAATTATTTTTGAACTGGATTCGGTTTATAAGTTGGAGGATAATTCTTATATGGAAATAATGCAACTGAAAAATTTAACTGATTCATTGCATGCATTCCAGTTTAGGATACAGGTTAATAAAGAAATTAGCGATAATGTGATTCTGATTTTCCAGAATATTCAAAAAGGTACTGATGTAGCAGATGCAAGCTGGATTTTAAGGTCAACGATTACAAGAGGACCGATCACTCCAAATGGTGCTTCGATGGATGAAGTATTTGTTCTCTTATACAATATTAATCAAGGTGCAGGTTTAGCACCGGGTAATTATAATAATCTTTTCAGAGTCAATTACACAGTAGCTGATCTTGAACCTTTACAGGATAGTTTAAAATCAACATTCCGGATAACACATGTGGAAGGCAGCGATTACCAGGGATTGCCAATTGACATTACACCATCCAGAGATTTATTAAATGTAATAGCAAGGAACCGAGTCTCATGGAGAGGCGATGTTAACAGTGATGGTTATCTGGATGTATTGGATCTGATAATGGTTGTTGATCATATTGTGAACGTTGATTCACTCAATGCAACTGAATTTTTCAGAGCTGATATTGCACCCTGGCTGCCCGGTCATGCAGTACCCGAACCTGATGGAATCGTTAATGTTCAGGAACTATCTTTGATTCAGAATATTATTCTGACAGGTCATTATCCTGATGGAACTCCGATAGGACCGGTTGCGAAAGCTAATTATTCAAAGTACAATGGCGATGAAGACGCTAAAATAACTTTGCATATCAGTAAAAAAGGAATTGAATCTTCTATCAATTCAACAATTGGCATCAGAGGTGTACAATTGGAATTATCAAATGTTGAAAGCAATCCCGGAAGTATGATAATTAATACTGATTTAGGCAGAGGTTTCTTTTTCTATGTTGAAGAAAATAAAATATTGCGAACGTTGCTTTATGATCCTCTGGGCGAAAAATATATCGAACAAGGTGAACACTTTCTGGCTGAAATGCCATTCACTCTTGATAAACCTGAAAATGTCACAATTGAAAAAATTGTAGTTGTTGATGTTAACAGAGAAAAATTAGAAAAGATACAGGTAGAAATAATTTACTCTAATCAGGTTGACTTGCCAGAGAATTATGCGCTTTTCCAGAATTACCCGAATCCATTTAACCCGGGAACTGTAATTGAGTTTACATTACCTGAAGATGTATCAAATGCAAAACTTTCAATTTATAATGCATTAGGTGAAAAAGTAGCAGAGTTGGTTAATACATCATTACAAGCCGGTTATCATAGTTACTATTGGAATGCAAAAGATTTTGCAACGGGAATGTATATTTATGAATTAAGAACTGATAAATTTGTTTCAGTTAAAAAGATGGTACTTGTAAAATAA